A genome region from Sulfitobacter sp. W027 includes the following:
- a CDS encoding DNA topoisomerase IB: MNAPSTLRYYPDSKPGIARRRCGRGFSYHAPDGRCIKDKVERERLVKLAVPPAYEQVWISPHVNGHLQATGFDARGRKQYRYHPLWSEAQAQEKYAGLPEFAETLPRIRRRVRRDLKEELGERTFALAAAVAMIDRLSLRVGNQIYAKTNRTYGTLTLKRRHLVLRDGKLQASFMAKGGKRLRRQIANRTLMRALEKIRDLPGADLLTWLDDEGEPRTLTSSALNEYIAEAAGAEGFSAKTFRTWAGSVAAFEVALSEEKPTIKAMAEAAAERLHNTPTIARNSYIHPEVIDLCQHPQDLPDPPEIDDMTQAERGLLAFLRAKA, encoded by the coding sequence ATGAACGCACCCTCAACGCTAAGGTACTACCCCGACAGCAAGCCCGGCATCGCCCGGCGCCGCTGCGGGCGGGGGTTTTCCTATCATGCGCCCGATGGCCGCTGCATCAAGGACAAAGTCGAACGCGAGAGGTTGGTGAAACTGGCGGTGCCCCCGGCTTATGAGCAGGTCTGGATCAGCCCTCATGTTAACGGCCATCTACAGGCAACCGGGTTCGACGCGCGCGGGCGCAAGCAATACCGCTATCACCCGCTCTGGTCCGAAGCACAGGCGCAGGAGAAATACGCGGGTCTGCCGGAATTTGCCGAAACCCTGCCACGTATCCGCCGCCGCGTGCGCCGCGACCTCAAGGAAGAACTGGGCGAGCGTACCTTCGCGCTCGCTGCCGCCGTGGCAATGATCGACCGCCTGTCGCTGCGCGTGGGCAACCAAATATACGCCAAGACCAACCGTACCTACGGCACGCTGACCCTGAAGCGGCGGCATCTGGTGCTGCGGGATGGTAAGTTGCAGGCGTCTTTCATGGCGAAGGGCGGCAAACGCTTGCGCCGTCAGATCGCCAACCGCACCCTCATGCGCGCGCTTGAGAAAATCCGTGATCTGCCGGGCGCCGATCTGCTAACCTGGCTTGATGATGAGGGGGAGCCGCGTACCCTGACATCCTCGGCCCTGAATGAGTATATCGCCGAGGCCGCGGGTGCCGAAGGCTTTTCCGCCAAGACCTTTCGGACATGGGCAGGCTCTGTTGCTGCCTTCGAGGTGGCGCTGTCGGAGGAAAAACCGACCATCAAAGCCATGGCCGAAGCCGCCGCCGAGCGGCTGCACAATACCCCCACCATCGCCCGCAACAGCTATATTCACCCGGAGGTCATCGACCTCTGCCAGCATCCTCAGGACCTGCCGGACCCCCCGGAGATTGACGATATGACCCAAGCCGAACGCGGACTTTTGGCATTTTTGCGCGCAAAGGCTTGA
- a CDS encoding exopolysaccharide biosynthesis protein, with protein MSDTDGPTLSGVLDQMEHLSGGADRQITVEEIINCLGKHSFASTILAFSLISTSPASGIPGVTAFVGLVVMFLVVQMIFGRDSLWLPGFIMRRDIAAKKLREGVRWLRRPVAFVDRFLHERTTFLLHRPWIYLPLIMVLLLTMFMPFMEVVPTSGSIASAMIAIFAAGYLMRDGKVVILSMVLMSLLPVGVAWFILER; from the coding sequence ATGAGTGATACAGACGGGCCAACCCTAAGCGGTGTCCTTGATCAGATGGAGCACCTTTCCGGCGGCGCTGACCGGCAAATTACGGTCGAAGAAATCATCAACTGTCTTGGCAAACATTCCTTTGCGTCCACCATTCTTGCGTTCAGCCTGATCTCCACATCGCCCGCCAGTGGCATCCCTGGAGTAACGGCTTTCGTTGGTCTGGTCGTCATGTTCTTGGTCGTTCAGATGATCTTTGGCCGCGACAGTCTGTGGCTACCGGGGTTCATCATGCGCCGCGATATTGCCGCCAAAAAGCTGCGCGAAGGGGTCCGGTGGCTGCGCCGCCCGGTGGCCTTCGTGGATCGATTCTTGCATGAGCGGACGACCTTTCTGCTGCATCGTCCGTGGATTTACCTGCCGCTGATCATGGTGCTATTGCTGACGATGTTCATGCCCTTCATGGAGGTCGTGCCGACCTCCGGTTCCATCGCCTCGGCCATGATCGCCATCTTCGCGGCGGGCTATCTGATGCGCGATGGGAAGGTGGTAATCCTGTCGATGGTGCTTATGTCATTGCTGCCGGTGGGGGTTGCTTGGTTCATTCTTGAGCGCTGA